The Sulfurimonas sp. HSL3-2 genome segment TTTATTCCATTGCAAAAGAGTATTGCAATGACAGTTATCATATTGAAGATGAAAAAGATATAGATATGTCTTGGTTTGATTCAAAGGAACTATGCGGCATCAGTGCAGGAGCATCTACACCTGACTGGATCATTCAAAAAGTAGTGACTGCTATACAAAACAGATAAACCTCCCTTCTATGCGTAAATATTTCAGTTAACTAAACACTTAGTGTTTAGATTTGTAACAAAAAAAATGAGTATTTTTTCATATGTTACAAAATTTTTTTTTGTTTACATTTATGTATGTTTTTAAGATAAGATAATAATAGCTTATTTATCTTGTATAATACATAACAGTTGTAGGTACCTAAATAAAAGATTTTAGGAACGAAAAACTACATAAATTCGATGTAAAACAAATAGTAAAATTTTTTGCATATTAAGAAAATAGATATATAATTGACTGCATTTAAAGATTACAAAAAAGTTTTAAACGGATTTAGTAAATAAATGAAGGTAGATTATGAAACTTCACTCTTACGACATCAATAAAAAATTCAGTACAAGTGTAGCTTATTTCTCAATGGAATTTGCAATCGATCAAGCTCTTAAAATATATTCAGGCGGTTTGGGATTTCTATCCGGTTCTCATATGAGAAGTGCGTATGATCTGAAACAAAATATCGTCGGAGTCGGCATTTTATGGAGTTTTGGTTATTATGATCAGGTCCGAAATGAAGATCGTACATTAAAACCGCAATATACGAGAAAATTTTACTACTTTTTAGAAGATCTCAATGTAAAAGTCAGTGTAAAAGTCCAGAACAAAGATGTGGTCGTAAAGGCTTTTTTACTGCATCCTGATGTTTTTGGTACCGCTCCTATCATCCTGCTATCAACCGACACGGATGAAAATGATTATCTTTCCCGTACGATCACGCATAAACTCTATGAAGAAAATGAAAGAACCCGTGTTGCGCAGGAGATTGTCTTGGGTGTGGGTGGAGTAAGAGTCTTAGAAGCTATTAACAGAAGTGTCGATATCTATCATATGAACGAGGGACATTCGCTGCCGCTAGTATATGAACTATACAACCGCTATAAAGATATACAAGTCCTAAGAGAACAGATCGTGTTTACTACACATACTCCAGAAGCTGCGGGAAACGAAGTCCATAATTTACATTTTTTAGATGAGATGGGCTTTTTCAGCGGATTGGATCTAGATACTGTCCGTTCTATAAGCGGCCATCAAAAAGACGATAATTTTAGTTTGACCGTCGGTGCACTAAGAGCATCAAAAAGAGCCAATGCTGTTTCTAAGATCCATCAAAGAGTCTCTAACGAGATGTGGTCAAATGTTGAAGATAAATGTGAGATCATCTCAATTACGAATGCTCAAAATAAAAAGTACTGGGCAGATAAGACACTTTTACGTGCACTTGATGAGCATGAAGATTATGAGCTGGTCGCAAGAAAAAAACACTTGAAGAAACTACTTTTTGACGAAGTGGCAGATCAGACAGGAAAGATGTTCGATCCTGAGATATTGACCATTGTCTGGGCAAGAAGATTCGCCGAATATAAGAGACCGGGACTTCTAAAGCATGATCTTAACAGATTTATAAAGTTCATTGAAAATACAGAGATGCCTGTTCAGATCATTTGGGCAGGAAAACCATATCCTACAGACCACGGTGCAATAGATATCTTTAATGAACTGATATATATCGGACACAGACATCCAAATATTGCCGTGTTGATCGATTATGAACTCTCATTATCCAGACTCTTAAAACAGGGAAGCGATATCTGGCTCAACACTCCTAGAATCACGAGAGAAGCATGCGGGACAAGTGGGATGTCCGCTAGTATGAACGGTTCTATCCACTTTTCTATAAATGATGGATGGCACCCTGAATTTGCAAGAGACCGCAGAAATGCTTTTACAATACCTGAAGTCGATCATAATCTAAGCGTGACAGAACAGGATACGACAGACAACAAAAACTTGATGGATATTTTAGAAGAGGTTGTCGTTCCGATCTATTATAATAAACCTAAAAAATGGATCAAGATTATGAAAAATGCTATGACGGAGATAGATATAGAATTTGATTCTACAAGATTGGCAAGAGATTACTATGAGTTGTTGTATGATTATAAATATTCCAGCGATATAGAGGAACCAAAATAATGGCATTTGCAATAATATGTTCAGGCGGCGATGCGCCCGGTATGAATCCGGCTATTAAAAAATTTGTTGATTATACGTATAAAAAAGGTGAGGATGCATATCTTATCTATGATGGATTAGACGGACTTATCGATAATAAAATCAAAAAAGCGACACATAAAGATGTCGCGGGAATAGTCCACTTTGGCGGGACTATTATCCGCTCATCACGCTCGAAAAGATTTTTTGAATATGAATATAGAAAA includes the following:
- the glgP gene encoding alpha-glucan family phosphorylase translates to MKLHSYDINKKFSTSVAYFSMEFAIDQALKIYSGGLGFLSGSHMRSAYDLKQNIVGVGILWSFGYYDQVRNEDRTLKPQYTRKFYYFLEDLNVKVSVKVQNKDVVVKAFLLHPDVFGTAPIILLSTDTDENDYLSRTITHKLYEENERTRVAQEIVLGVGGVRVLEAINRSVDIYHMNEGHSLPLVYELYNRYKDIQVLREQIVFTTHTPEAAGNEVHNLHFLDEMGFFSGLDLDTVRSISGHQKDDNFSLTVGALRASKRANAVSKIHQRVSNEMWSNVEDKCEIISITNAQNKKYWADKTLLRALDEHEDYELVARKKHLKKLLFDEVADQTGKMFDPEILTIVWARRFAEYKRPGLLKHDLNRFIKFIENTEMPVQIIWAGKPYPTDHGAIDIFNELIYIGHRHPNIAVLIDYELSLSRLLKQGSDIWLNTPRITREACGTSGMSASMNGSIHFSINDGWHPEFARDRRNAFTIPEVDHNLSVTEQDTTDNKNLMDILEEVVVPIYYNKPKKWIKIMKNAMTEIDIEFDSTRLARDYYELLYDYKYSSDIEEPK